The proteins below are encoded in one region of Streptomyces sp. NBC_00490:
- a CDS encoding phosphotransferase family protein — MDEVKVVVAHSERATLRIGDVFLKVDADQARIDVEVEAMSLAPVPTPKVLWRKPHVLAIAALPGTTLGRLGEPSTRSPTAWAAAGTAIRKLHDAPLPPRPGRAGRSIVPLTAELDAECEVLVTNGLLPADVVTRNRQVAEAALRPWTAAFTHGDLQIAHVFLDGDEVTGIIDWSEAGQGDALYDLATFTLGHEEHLDDVVAGYCTDIDLDVIHAWWSLRSLLAVRWLIEHGFDPFAPGCEVDVLRSRM, encoded by the coding sequence ATGGATGAGGTCAAAGTCGTCGTCGCCCACTCCGAGCGCGCGACTCTGCGCATCGGCGACGTGTTCTTGAAAGTGGACGCCGATCAGGCGCGGATCGACGTCGAGGTCGAGGCGATGTCCCTCGCGCCGGTCCCGACCCCGAAGGTCCTGTGGCGCAAGCCGCACGTGCTCGCGATCGCCGCACTCCCGGGGACGACGCTTGGGCGCCTCGGCGAGCCGTCGACCAGGTCGCCGACAGCGTGGGCCGCGGCGGGCACCGCCATCCGCAAGCTGCACGACGCGCCCCTGCCGCCCCGGCCCGGCAGGGCCGGCCGGAGCATCGTCCCACTGACGGCGGAACTCGACGCCGAGTGCGAGGTGCTCGTGACCAACGGCCTCCTGCCCGCCGACGTGGTCACCCGCAACCGCCAGGTCGCCGAGGCCGCGCTCCGGCCGTGGACTGCGGCGTTCACACACGGCGACCTGCAGATCGCGCACGTCTTCCTCGACGGCGACGAGGTCACGGGCATCATCGACTGGTCCGAGGCGGGCCAGGGTGATGCCCTGTACGACCTCGCCACCTTCACGCTCGGACACGAGGAGCACCTCGACGACGTCGTCGCCGGCTACTGCACCGACATCGACCTCGACGTGATCCACGCATGGTGGTCGCTGCGAAGCCTGCTGGCGGTTCGCTGGCTGATCGAGCACGGCTTCGACCCGTTCGCGCCGGGCTGTGAGGTCGACGTCCTGCGATCCCGGATGTAG